From Natator depressus isolate rNatDep1 chromosome 7, rNatDep2.hap1, whole genome shotgun sequence, the proteins below share one genomic window:
- the LOC141991284 gene encoding small ribosomal subunit protein uS7-like: protein MTEWETVPAVAETPDIKLFGKWSTDDVQIKDISLQDYTAVKEKYAKYLPHSYAAKRFCKAQCPIVECLTNSMMMHGRNNGKKFMTVRIIKHAFEIIHLLTGEKPLQVLVNDIINSGPRMDLTRIGCAGTVRRQAVDVSPLCHVNQAIWLLCTGACEAAFCNIKTIAECLADKLINAAKGGSNSYVIKDELERVAKSNH from the coding sequence ATGACCGAATGGGAGACTGTGCCCGCTGTGGCGGAGACCCCCGACATCAAGCTCTTCGGGAAATGGAGCACGGATGACGTTCAGATCAAGGACATCTCCCTTCAGGATTACACAGCAGTCAAGGAGAAGTACGCCAAGTACCTGCCCCACAGCTACGCAGCCAAGCGCTTCTGCAAGGCCCAGTGCCCCATCGTGGAGTGCCTCACCAACTCCATGATGATGCATGGCCGCAACAACGGCAAGAAGTTCATGACCGTGCGCATCATCAAGCATGCCTTTGAGATCATCCACCTGCTCACTGGGGAGAAACCCCTGCAGGTCCTGGTCAACGACATCATCAACAGTGGGCCCAGGATGGACTTGACCCGCATCGGCTGTGCCGGCACTGTCCGGAGACAGGCCGTGGATGTGTCCCCGCTGTGCCATGTCAACCAGGCCATCTGGCTGCTGTGCACTGGGGCCTGCGAGGCCGCCTTCTGCAACATCAAGACCATCGCTGAGTGCCTGGCCGACAAACTCATCAACGCTGCCAAGGGCGGCTCCAACTCCTACGTTATCAAGGACGAGCTGGAGCGTGTGGCCAAATCAAACCATTAA